A part of Curtobacterium sp. MCLR17_036 genomic DNA contains:
- a CDS encoding DUF262 and DUF1524 domain-containing protein produces MKAVDANLLDLLKVTSQFEVPIYQRAYAWGRAECEQLWKDILRAGGNEELGAHFTGSVVYVEKAAGTQTNQAPSLIIDGQQRVTTVSLILAALAAHLGGPADEDREPLEGFSAEEIRDSYLTNRFKTDERRYKLLLSQDDRGALKSVIDGTEPAAETTSRVFDNFEFFRAQIGASSTDLATVCRGLAKLQVVDVHLQLGIDHPQLVFEAMNSTGKRLSQADLIRNFVLMGLTTNAQERLWTGYWRPMELDFTGAGSESAFDDFVRHYLATVTGSIPRLGDIYDAFKDYAAIQMQHGESIDVLVLELREYSRRYSAIALGREPDKALRAAFDDLVQIRADVVYPFLLEAYTDYDFDVIKKDELLEIVHMVTSYVVRRAVTGWATNSLTTTFQSLARALRKDRYVESVKAHFLRLQGYRTFPTDAEFEEKLQSFDAYHFKRRSYFFRSLENHGRKEPVATDEYTIEHILPQNESLRPEWRADLGEKWQEIQSACLHTLGNLTLTGYNSEYSDRPFREKRDMEGGFRESPLRLNQGIGQLDIWDESAIRTRAARLAQQALRIWPRPALPPEVLATYQESRTESQYTIADHPNLFRPERRRDFERLRNEVMSFDPSVTLDFLKVRVAFRTETTFLDVVPQASRLLLVLNIPITALRDERRVVRDVSAIGHWGVGNTQVAFDDTTDFSYVLGLVRQAYEYQDLA; encoded by the coding sequence GTGAAGGCCGTCGACGCGAATCTCCTCGATCTGCTAAAGGTAACGAGCCAGTTCGAAGTTCCCATCTATCAACGGGCGTACGCGTGGGGTCGTGCCGAGTGTGAGCAACTCTGGAAGGACATCCTTCGGGCTGGCGGCAACGAAGAGCTCGGCGCTCACTTCACGGGATCCGTCGTGTACGTGGAGAAAGCCGCGGGCACGCAGACCAACCAGGCGCCGAGCCTCATCATCGACGGTCAACAACGCGTCACAACGGTCAGCCTGATCCTCGCAGCGCTCGCCGCCCACCTGGGCGGCCCAGCCGACGAGGATCGCGAACCACTTGAAGGCTTCTCGGCTGAGGAGATCCGCGACTCCTACCTCACGAATCGGTTCAAGACCGACGAACGGCGATACAAACTCCTGCTCTCCCAGGACGATCGGGGTGCACTGAAATCGGTCATCGATGGCACCGAGCCTGCGGCAGAGACGACTAGCCGCGTGTTCGACAACTTCGAGTTCTTTCGCGCCCAAATCGGGGCGTCGTCCACCGATCTGGCGACCGTGTGCCGCGGGTTGGCGAAGTTGCAGGTGGTCGACGTGCACCTGCAGCTCGGGATCGATCACCCGCAGCTCGTGTTCGAGGCGATGAACTCAACCGGCAAGCGGCTCTCGCAGGCGGATCTCATCCGCAACTTTGTGCTGATGGGGCTGACGACGAACGCGCAGGAACGGCTTTGGACGGGTTACTGGCGGCCAATGGAGCTTGATTTCACCGGCGCCGGTTCCGAGTCGGCGTTCGATGACTTCGTACGGCACTACCTTGCCACCGTCACCGGCAGCATCCCGCGACTCGGGGACATCTACGACGCGTTCAAGGACTACGCAGCCATTCAGATGCAGCATGGCGAATCGATCGATGTCCTCGTCCTTGAGCTGCGCGAGTACTCGCGCCGGTACAGCGCCATCGCGCTCGGCCGCGAACCCGACAAAGCACTACGGGCAGCGTTCGACGATCTCGTCCAGATCCGCGCGGACGTGGTCTACCCCTTCCTCCTCGAGGCATACACGGACTACGACTTCGACGTGATCAAGAAGGACGAACTGCTCGAGATCGTCCACATGGTGACCTCGTACGTCGTGCGACGCGCCGTCACCGGCTGGGCCACGAACTCGCTGACCACCACGTTCCAGAGCCTGGCGCGGGCCCTCCGGAAGGACCGCTACGTCGAAAGCGTCAAAGCACACTTCCTGCGCCTGCAGGGATACCGGACGTTCCCGACCGACGCCGAGTTCGAGGAGAAGCTGCAGTCGTTCGACGCGTACCACTTCAAGCGGCGCTCATACTTTTTCCGGTCGTTGGAGAACCACGGCCGGAAGGAACCCGTCGCGACGGACGAGTACACGATCGAGCACATCCTCCCGCAGAACGAGTCACTCCGTCCGGAGTGGCGAGCCGATCTCGGCGAGAAATGGCAGGAGATCCAGTCGGCGTGCCTGCACACCCTCGGCAATCTCACCCTGACCGGATACAACTCCGAGTACTCAGACCGGCCGTTCCGTGAGAAGCGGGACATGGAAGGTGGCTTCAGGGAGAGCCCGCTTCGCCTAAACCAAGGCATCGGGCAGCTCGACATCTGGGACGAGTCCGCCATCCGGACCCGCGCCGCGCGGCTGGCTCAGCAGGCGCTGCGAATCTGGCCTCGGCCCGCGCTTCCGCCCGAGGTGCTCGCGACGTACCAGGAGAGCCGGACAGAGTCGCAGTACACGATCGCTGACCACCCGAATCTGTTCCGGCCGGAGCGCCGTAGGGACTTCGAGCGGCTTCGCAACGAAGTCATGTCGTTCGATCCCTCCGTCACCCTTGATTTCCTAAAGGTGCGCGTGGCCTTCCGGACGGAGACGACGTTCCTCGACGTCGTCCCGCAGGCGTCGCGGCTCCTCCTCGTGCTGAACATCCCGATCACGGCGCTCCGCGACGAACGCCGAGTGGTTCGCGATGTAAGCGCGATCGGGCATTGGGGAGTCGGTAATACACAGGTCGCTTTCGACGACACGACGGACTTCAGCTACGTTCTCGGCCTCGTCCGGCAGGCCTACGAGTACCAGGATCTGGCGTGA
- a CDS encoding phospholipase D-like domain-containing protein, whose amino-acid sequence MEFDADAQLLASDVSWAWRSLVADAMENVRVYTPYFDFLLVRLLTGADLPTSAICVVTDLSPRSGNQQYRAQLLATRALLRIGVTVRSLGRLHAKVLLADDRVATIGSQNFTRYATESHETTVAGLQHLGKGDFLSTLDAWLESAILVSEEFVESLLTELDEEMAAAAAANGRLADAFDERWKVYLHALEEAAEADRLRAQRQQELKAAQRERAERPQASKDVNRRDNHADVAATRDAFRRRLGQAVAKQRQAQQSVWAAVRHTGGWMGYSSFLPDDPQADFTNWIVQGSGGTGTLVSLTRYRMYPLILNPSGRIAFARVVKTRISYLRFAVGPLAIGVLGGYSLQAQVELPETDTEEANLHITVFPLHLPVVDGVRLRIQFDGAAGRLRGWVPAGRRTEGERRWDPSPVLSALDDPDAVDQLTARVLESFRYKTLDVGKLNAAEFFPAGGSRVSLLQFAGLPVLSIG is encoded by the coding sequence ATGGAGTTCGATGCCGACGCCCAGCTCCTCGCTTCCGACGTCTCGTGGGCTTGGAGGAGCTTGGTCGCCGATGCGATGGAGAACGTCCGTGTGTACACCCCGTACTTCGATTTTCTCCTCGTTCGCCTCTTAACGGGCGCTGATCTTCCGACCTCCGCCATTTGCGTCGTCACGGACTTGTCACCCCGGTCTGGTAACCAGCAGTACCGTGCGCAGCTCCTCGCGACCCGCGCTCTTCTTCGAATTGGTGTTACTGTCCGTTCGCTCGGCCGCTTACACGCGAAGGTGCTCCTCGCCGACGACCGAGTAGCGACAATCGGCTCGCAGAACTTCACCAGATACGCAACCGAAAGCCATGAGACCACTGTTGCCGGCCTGCAGCATCTCGGGAAAGGCGACTTCCTCTCGACGCTTGATGCTTGGCTTGAATCGGCAATTCTGGTCAGTGAGGAGTTCGTCGAGAGCCTCCTGACGGAACTTGATGAAGAGATGGCAGCCGCTGCCGCAGCCAATGGCCGGCTAGCCGACGCATTCGATGAGCGCTGGAAAGTGTACCTACACGCACTCGAGGAGGCGGCGGAGGCGGATCGGCTGCGCGCGCAGCGCCAGCAGGAGTTGAAAGCCGCGCAGCGGGAACGCGCGGAACGTCCGCAAGCGTCGAAGGACGTGAATCGCCGCGACAACCACGCTGACGTGGCTGCAACGCGGGACGCGTTCCGGCGTCGGCTCGGTCAGGCCGTTGCTAAGCAGCGTCAGGCGCAGCAGTCCGTCTGGGCAGCCGTTCGCCACACCGGGGGCTGGATGGGCTACAGCTCGTTCCTACCGGATGATCCGCAGGCGGACTTCACGAATTGGATCGTTCAGGGCAGTGGGGGCACCGGCACTCTGGTGTCGCTCACTCGATACCGCATGTATCCGCTTATCCTCAACCCGTCCGGGCGCATTGCATTCGCCCGGGTCGTGAAGACGCGTATCAGCTATCTCCGGTTCGCGGTCGGTCCACTGGCGATCGGTGTTTTGGGTGGCTACTCGCTTCAGGCACAGGTCGAGCTTCCGGAAACCGATACCGAAGAGGCCAATTTGCACATCACGGTGTTCCCGTTGCATCTGCCAGTCGTTGACGGTGTTCGCCTCCGAATCCAGTTTGACGGTGCCGCGGGCAGACTTCGGGGCTGGGTGCCAGCAGGTCGCCGAACGGAGGGCGAACGTCGCTGGGACCCGTCGCCGGTGCTGAGCGCACTCGACGACCCCGACGCAGTCGACCAGCTCACAGCCCGCGTACTCGAGTCCTTCAGGTACAAGACGCTCGACGTAGGGAAGCTGAACGCGGCAGAGTTCTTTCCAGCAGGAGGCTCGCGGGTGTCACTCCTGCAGTTTGCGGGGCTTCCTGTCCTGAGCATCGGATGA
- a CDS encoding nuclear transport factor 2 family protein has protein sequence MDTPHFAAAVAAFVSALGDRVAPGVSSFPELFTPDAVIDVPFDGAGDVQPIVGRPAIEAMAAGLDGFLWFDEVTFHTVRSTDDPAVVVCEYEAVLRRADRDGRLRRRYVSVITLHAGRIGHLREYGGPFTPA, from the coding sequence ATGGACACTCCGCACTTCGCTGCCGCGGTCGCCGCGTTCGTCAGCGCACTCGGCGACCGCGTCGCCCCGGGCGTCTCCTCCTTCCCGGAACTCTTCACCCCGGACGCGGTGATCGACGTGCCCTTCGACGGAGCCGGCGACGTGCAACCCATCGTCGGACGGCCCGCGATCGAGGCCATGGCAGCGGGCCTCGACGGGTTCCTGTGGTTCGACGAGGTCACCTTCCACACCGTGCGCTCGACCGATGACCCTGCCGTCGTGGTCTGCGAGTACGAAGCGGTCCTCCGTCGAGCGGACCGCGACGGACGACTCCGCCGCCGGTACGTCTCCGTCATCACCCTCCACGCGGGACGCATCGGTCACCTCCGCGAGTACGGCGGTCCCTTCACACCGGCGTGA
- a CDS encoding SDR family NAD(P)-dependent oxidoreductase: MRAGVARGSAGSSRSRAGPRPRGRPSRGGSGQQLRDQLETNLFGVFHVTQAVLPILREQGSGHIIQVSTIGGVAAFPSLGGYHASKWALEGMTEALSQEVAGLGIKVTLVEPGGFATDWAGSSAVFADPQPA, translated from the coding sequence CTGCGTGCAGGCGTTGCACGAGGGTCCGCAGGATCGTCGCGGTCACGAGCCGGTCCGCGACCCCGCGGGCGGCCAAGCCGAGGCGGGTCCGGGCAGCAGCTCCGCGACCAGCTCGAGACCAACCTGTTCGGTGTCTTCCACGTCACCCAGGCCGTGCTGCCGATCCTCCGTGAGCAGGGCTCCGGCCACATCATCCAGGTCTCCACCATCGGCGGTGTCGCAGCGTTCCCGAGCCTCGGCGGCTACCACGCCTCGAAGTGGGCACTGGAGGGCATGACCGAAGCCCTGTCGCAGGAGGTCGCTGGCCTCGGGATCAAGGTCACCCTCGTCGAGCCGGGTGGGTTCGCCACCGACTGGGCCGGCAGCTCGGCCGTCTTCGCCGACCCGCAGCCGGCGTAA
- a CDS encoding NADPH-dependent FMN reductase: MALLKIAIVVGSTRPGRAGAAVAAWIHDQASARDAATYEVVDLAEAALPLLDEAVPALAGQYEHQHTKDWAATVARFDGFVFVTPEYNHSTAPALLNALHHVYREWNDKAVGFVSYGTSYGVRAVEHLRGVVGELQMADVRNQVRFHLPGDFPERVLTPTAVHEGQATDLFDQLERWVGALRTIRG; this comes from the coding sequence ATGGCGCTCCTGAAGATCGCGATCGTCGTCGGCAGCACCCGCCCGGGCCGCGCCGGTGCCGCCGTCGCTGCCTGGATCCACGACCAGGCATCGGCGCGAGATGCCGCGACGTACGAGGTCGTCGACCTCGCGGAAGCGGCTCTGCCCCTGCTCGACGAAGCCGTTCCGGCGCTCGCCGGTCAGTACGAACACCAGCACACGAAGGACTGGGCCGCGACCGTGGCCCGGTTCGACGGCTTCGTGTTCGTCACCCCCGAGTACAACCACTCGACCGCTCCGGCGCTGCTGAACGCGCTCCACCACGTCTACCGCGAGTGGAACGACAAGGCCGTGGGCTTCGTCAGCTACGGCACCAGCTACGGCGTCCGTGCCGTCGAGCACCTCCGCGGTGTCGTCGGTGAACTCCAGATGGCCGACGTCCGCAACCAGGTCCGCTTCCACCTGCCCGGTGACTTCCCCGAGCGGGTCCTGACGCCCACGGCTGTGCACGAGGGGCAGGCGACCGACCTGTTCGACCAGCTCGAACGGTGGGTCGGGGCGCTCCGAACGATCCGGGGCTGA
- a CDS encoding SDR family oxidoreductase: MRALVSGGSSGIGAAASVRLAEAALARGERAMIAVCGYEVTDRQRDVVRQIESLGGTAIAMSGDLGDPAVPGRLVGEAADAFGGLDALVANAGVASPAPLKDVTLDEWDEMFAVNLRGAWLLGKASHEHLKASGGAACFTSSMSGQLPHAGSGPYSPTKAALTIMAQTFALEWAADGINVNVVSPGMTRTAMTEKMYLDPAVKRAREEIIPLHRIGEPLDVANVIEFLVSPLAGYVTGQDICVDGGFSKSILSHIPGRPSSK, encoded by the coding sequence ATGAGAGCTCTGGTCAGCGGTGGGAGCAGCGGGATCGGTGCAGCGGCGAGCGTGCGGCTCGCCGAGGCGGCACTGGCTCGCGGTGAACGAGCCATGATCGCCGTGTGCGGGTACGAGGTCACCGATCGGCAGCGAGACGTCGTCCGCCAGATCGAGTCGTTGGGTGGGACCGCGATCGCGATGAGCGGGGACCTCGGTGACCCGGCCGTTCCCGGGCGGCTCGTCGGGGAGGCCGCCGACGCCTTCGGTGGACTGGACGCCCTCGTCGCGAACGCCGGTGTGGCCAGCCCTGCACCGTTGAAGGACGTCACCCTCGACGAGTGGGACGAGATGTTCGCCGTGAACCTCCGCGGCGCCTGGCTCCTCGGGAAGGCGAGCCACGAACACCTCAAGGCGAGTGGCGGCGCCGCGTGCTTCACGTCGTCGATGTCCGGACAGCTCCCGCACGCAGGGTCCGGACCCTACAGCCCCACCAAGGCGGCGTTGACGATCATGGCGCAGACGTTCGCCCTGGAATGGGCCGCCGACGGCATCAACGTCAACGTGGTGTCACCAGGCATGACCCGGACCGCGATGACGGAGAAGATGTACCTCGACCCGGCGGTGAAGCGGGCACGGGAGGAGATCATCCCCCTGCACCGGATCGGCGAACCCCTCGACGTCGCCAACGTCATCGAGTTCCTCGTGAGTCCGCTCGCCGGCTACGTCACGGGACAGGACATCTGCGTCGACGGTGGCTTCTCGAAGTCGATCCTCAGCCACATCCCCGGACGACCGAGCTCGAAGTAG
- a CDS encoding sugar phosphate isomerase/epimerase family protein, whose protein sequence is MIINTFSYLWSRKATDAIAELTDHGYTTFEIPISSPHCWPEEIDAAERASTRARLDQTGASIRSLNAGGYDLNLASPAASMRRKSIEHIASVIDLAAEWGAREVVVSPGTRRPMISPTLDQVHGWMYESLEELVPLARRSGQRLLFENTPYCFAPTIGDLARIIDTVDDDALKIVYDAANAAFIGEDPVAGLLEHADAIALMHVSDTGIESWGHDPIGTGVIDWEALGAAVDATIGTDDVVLEVIREDEPLLEFDKAMDELSSRGWRVPSVGAPALVSTKEEDEA, encoded by the coding sequence ATGATCATCAACACGTTCTCCTACCTCTGGTCCAGGAAGGCCACCGACGCGATCGCCGAACTCACCGACCACGGCTACACGACGTTCGAGATCCCGATCAGCTCGCCGCACTGCTGGCCGGAGGAGATCGACGCCGCCGAACGGGCGTCGACGCGCGCTCGGCTCGACCAGACGGGGGCGTCCATCCGATCGCTCAACGCCGGAGGCTACGACCTCAACCTCGCGAGCCCAGCGGCGAGCATGCGGCGCAAGAGCATCGAGCACATCGCGTCCGTCATCGACCTGGCCGCGGAGTGGGGTGCTCGGGAGGTCGTCGTGTCGCCCGGGACGCGGCGGCCCATGATCTCGCCGACGCTGGACCAGGTCCACGGGTGGATGTACGAGAGCCTGGAGGAACTCGTCCCGCTCGCGCGCCGATCGGGGCAGCGCCTGCTCTTCGAGAACACGCCGTACTGCTTCGCACCGACGATCGGGGACCTCGCGCGGATCATCGACACCGTCGACGACGATGCACTCAAGATCGTCTACGACGCCGCCAACGCCGCGTTCATCGGGGAGGACCCGGTCGCCGGACTGCTCGAGCACGCGGACGCCATCGCGCTCATGCACGTCTCCGACACGGGCATCGAGTCCTGGGGGCACGACCCGATCGGCACGGGCGTCATCGACTGGGAAGCGCTCGGCGCGGCCGTGGACGCGACGATCGGGACGGACGACGTCGTCCTCGAGGTGATCCGCGAGGACGAACCCCTGCTCGAGTTCGACAAGGCGATGGACGAACTGAGCAGCAGGGGATGGAGGGTACCGAGCGTCGGCGCACCGGCGCTCGTCTCGACGAAGGAGGAGGACGAGGCATGA
- a CDS encoding MFS transporter: MTTSHSTPDPSAPDGTDPFAHKGRTKNLVAGTVGHFVEWYDWYVYGLLAAIFSAQIFPSHSAFASLIAAFLTYAIGFVVRPLSGIIISPIADRYGRRRIMALGISGMALGALIIGLTPPYASVGVLAPIMFVVARILQGISAGSEGQSAIAYLVEHAPAKRRGLFGSLTNLASGLATLAATGAAAIVTSAFAPDALASYGWRIPFVFGGIIGVIGLVMRARSDESPEFEASAAVDQKSAPKKLLELLRNHPKAIIQTAALSAPAVAYYTWATFLPTYANLTSGRDLSQTLAGSVIGLVLLVITVPLTGYVSDRLGRRKIFPIIGAVGMVVLFYPLLLLLNQPGFGVYILVAASGWVVLGIWQAVYPTIQAELFPAAVRVSGIGFAHQIVIAVFGGTAPLIAAAFVGSGHPMLVAVYMIVIVAICLVVYFTLPETGSRNPQATVSVTDSIAVVADKSAKKTDVRNESSPV, translated from the coding sequence ATGACGACCTCGCACTCCACACCGGACCCGTCCGCTCCGGACGGCACCGACCCCTTCGCCCACAAGGGCCGCACGAAGAACCTCGTCGCCGGTACCGTCGGCCACTTCGTCGAGTGGTACGACTGGTACGTCTACGGTCTGCTCGCCGCGATCTTCTCGGCGCAGATCTTCCCCTCGCACTCCGCGTTCGCGTCACTCATCGCCGCGTTCCTGACGTACGCGATCGGCTTCGTCGTCCGCCCGCTCAGCGGCATCATCATCTCGCCGATCGCCGACCGGTACGGACGACGACGCATCATGGCGCTCGGCATCTCGGGGATGGCGCTCGGTGCCCTGATCATCGGGCTGACGCCGCCGTACGCGAGCGTCGGCGTCCTCGCGCCGATCATGTTCGTCGTCGCACGCATCCTGCAGGGCATCTCCGCGGGCAGCGAGGGCCAGAGTGCCATCGCGTACCTCGTCGAGCACGCGCCGGCGAAGCGACGCGGCCTCTTCGGGTCCCTCACGAACCTCGCCAGCGGACTCGCCACCCTCGCCGCGACCGGCGCTGCTGCGATCGTCACCTCGGCGTTCGCCCCCGACGCGCTCGCATCGTACGGGTGGCGGATCCCGTTCGTCTTCGGCGGGATCATCGGCGTCATCGGTCTCGTCATGCGGGCGCGGTCCGACGAATCCCCCGAGTTCGAAGCCAGCGCAGCGGTCGACCAGAAGTCCGCGCCGAAGAAGCTGCTCGAGCTGCTGCGCAACCACCCCAAGGCGATCATCCAGACGGCTGCGCTGTCGGCCCCCGCTGTGGCGTACTACACGTGGGCGACGTTCCTGCCCACCTACGCCAACCTCACCTCCGGTCGGGACCTCTCGCAGACGCTCGCCGGCAGCGTCATCGGCCTGGTCCTGCTCGTGATCACCGTCCCGCTCACAGGCTACGTGTCGGACCGCCTCGGCCGCCGGAAGATCTTCCCGATCATCGGCGCCGTCGGCATGGTCGTCCTCTTCTACCCGCTCCTGCTGCTCCTGAACCAGCCCGGCTTCGGCGTCTACATCCTGGTGGCCGCCTCCGGATGGGTGGTCCTCGGCATCTGGCAGGCCGTCTACCCCACGATCCAGGCGGAGCTCTTCCCCGCCGCGGTCCGTGTCTCCGGCATCGGGTTCGCGCACCAGATCGTCATCGCGGTCTTCGGCGGCACCGCACCGCTCATCGCGGCTGCCTTCGTCGGATCCGGTCACCCGATGCTCGTCGCCGTCTACATGATCGTCATCGTCGCCATCTGCCTCGTCGTGTACTTCACGCTCCCCGAGACCGGCAGCCGGAACCCGCAGGCAACCGTCTCCGTCACGGACAGCATCGCCGTCGTGGCGGACAAGTCCGCGAAGAAGACCGACGTCCGCAACGAGTCCTCTCCGGTCTGA
- a CDS encoding IclR family transcriptional regulator, producing the protein MALQDDVTNGMKVLHLLAPEADGLGVSQVASSLGLNKAIAHRLLAALVAAGYVAQNPKTSAYSATHRLGALGLLQLSASGIDTWAQRELDALATTSEELVRLAVASSDSLQWIAKAQGSNSSLRLDPVMGRDAVPHATASGKAWLATLSPDEVQGVIDQHHLTPQTPRTVVDPEALAEELASVRHRGYATTYEEMDPGISAVAAPVFGAGRDRPATGTISIAGPSVRMTRARLADLAPAVIAAADEIAASWPSYAYLTSESVSA; encoded by the coding sequence ATGGCGCTCCAAGACGATGTCACCAACGGCATGAAGGTGCTGCACCTGCTCGCGCCCGAGGCCGACGGCCTCGGCGTCAGCCAGGTCGCGTCCAGCCTCGGGCTCAACAAGGCGATCGCGCACCGTCTGCTCGCCGCCCTCGTCGCGGCGGGCTACGTGGCCCAGAACCCGAAGACCTCGGCCTACTCGGCGACGCACCGCCTCGGCGCCCTCGGACTCCTGCAACTGTCGGCGTCCGGCATCGACACGTGGGCACAGCGCGAACTCGACGCACTCGCCACCACCAGCGAGGAACTCGTCCGCCTCGCAGTCGCGTCCTCCGACTCACTGCAGTGGATCGCGAAGGCGCAGGGGTCGAACTCCTCCCTCCGGCTCGACCCGGTCATGGGCCGGGACGCCGTGCCGCACGCCACCGCTTCCGGCAAGGCCTGGCTCGCCACGCTCAGCCCGGACGAGGTGCAAGGGGTCATCGACCAGCACCACCTCACCCCGCAGACCCCCCGGACCGTCGTCGACCCCGAGGCACTCGCCGAGGAGCTCGCGTCGGTGCGACACCGCGGGTACGCCACCACCTACGAGGAGATGGACCCGGGCATCAGCGCGGTGGCCGCTCCCGTCTTCGGCGCCGGCCGTGACCGCCCTGCCACCGGCACGATCAGCATCGCCGGCCCGTCCGTGCGGATGACCAGGGCCCGTCTGGCAGACCTCGCACCGGCCGTCATCGCAGCAGCCGACGAGATCGCGGCCTCTTGGCCGTCCTACGCGTACCTCACGTCGGAATCCGTCAGCGCGTAA
- a CDS encoding AAA family ATPase translates to MTGAPPDAFITLGGAGSGKSTVSRQLSRMTGAVYLDKDTMSDVLVQAALEALGHDPTDRESNATYVERIMPLEYRALFAVAADNLALGHSVVLDAPFVAYLDDPTWLSRSMATAGWPVTDVTVVHVRAEAEIVRARLRERGLDRDRAKLADWDAYWSRFGALTCTWDGVRHATIHNGDAARAAVDLERIALQTGA, encoded by the coding sequence GTGACAGGGGCGCCGCCCGACGCGTTCATCACACTCGGAGGCGCGGGCTCCGGCAAGAGCACCGTGTCGAGACAGCTCAGCAGGATGACGGGAGCCGTGTACCTCGACAAGGACACGATGTCCGACGTCTTGGTCCAGGCAGCTCTCGAGGCGCTCGGACACGATCCGACGGACCGTGAGTCGAACGCGACGTACGTCGAGCGCATCATGCCGCTCGAGTACCGGGCGCTGTTCGCGGTCGCCGCTGACAACCTGGCGCTCGGCCACTCGGTGGTGCTCGACGCTCCGTTCGTCGCCTACCTCGACGACCCGACGTGGCTGTCGCGGTCGATGGCCACTGCCGGCTGGCCGGTCACGGACGTCACCGTCGTGCACGTCCGCGCGGAGGCCGAGATTGTGCGGGCCCGGCTCCGGGAGCGGGGGCTCGATCGGGACCGCGCGAAGCTCGCGGACTGGGACGCCTACTGGTCGCGGTTCGGTGCGCTCACCTGCACCTGGGACGGCGTCCGCCACGCCACGATCCACAACGGCGACGCGGCGCGGGCCGCCGTCGACCTCGAGCGGATCGCGCTCCAGACGGGCGCTTGA